The following proteins are co-located in the Pochonia chlamydosporia 170 chromosome 6, whole genome shotgun sequence genome:
- a CDS encoding short-chain dehydrogenase (similar to Beauveria bassiana ARSEF 2860 XP_008602308.1), with the protein MRPMGTLDDEYVEKILSGNTHHLVMLMDILFRKNYIQPKSRIINISSVSGRKIPFAAMYLVGATKATMEALTRTWAELLGAHPNTAGTTVNALLVGATATDALLENAPLELTERAATVLKTGEPILGPMGMGRPEDVADVAGLIASEKARWITGGVVCANGGYFSII; encoded by the exons ACTCTTGATGACGAATACGTGGAGAAAATTCTTTCAGGGAATACACACCATCTTGTAATGTTGATGGACATACTATTCCGAAAGAACTATATCCAGCCAAAATCTAGAATTATTAATATTTCGAGCGTCTCGGGCCGTAAGATTCCATTTGC GGCAATGTATCTCGTAGGCGCTACCAAGGCGACTATGGAAGCCCTGACACGAACTTGGGCTGAGCTGCTGGGAGCACATCCTAATACAGCGGGAACCACTGTCAATGCACTCTTGGTAGGGGCGACTGCGACGGATGCACTTTTGGAGAATGCTCCTCTTGAGCTGACAGAACGAGCTGCGACAGTCCTCAAGACTGGAGAACCGATCCTCGGGCCTATGGGTATGGGTCGACCTGAAGACGTTGCGGACGTTGCTGGCTTAATAGCTAGTGAGAAGGCTCGTTGGATCACGGGTGGAGTTGTCTGCGCGAATGGGGGCTACTTCAGTATCATTTAG
- a CDS encoding alpha/beta hydrolase fold protein (similar to Arthroderma otae CBS 113480 XP_002846586.1), whose translation MANYVASCVFLILDVLITIPACLITMLIDYATRTATADQDTTLAECSYRLDSSTPSTLRLPDSRILSYAQFGSTSPTAKTIFFLHGFPGSRIEGAYLDKPARAKNIRVISVDRPGTGQSTPDLNRTVLSHAKDIEHLAQHLNAEEYGVLGVSGGGPYALACAKALPADRLKVVTIVCGLGPSDIGYWGMYIMNYLGWTLAPHYTPRLMRWWLSREPVARLDLSRKQRMDILIQSFEKSQPRMPPKDVAFFGDVDVMKVQLRTGEEAFAQGTWYALQDMKLLASDLGFKIEDIRKDLPVQLLYGRLDRNVPLTHGVEVARRLRGEDDDGRVSLRIEEHDTHASIFFDYRDEFLDEMVKRL comes from the coding sequence ATGGCAAACTACGTCGCATCATGCGTGTTTCTCATTCTCGATGTACTCATCACCATCCCGGCATGCCTCATCACAATGCTGATCGACTACGCAACCAGAACCGCCACAGCAGATCAAGACACGACACTTGCAGAATGCTCATATCGGCTTGACTCGTCCACTCCATCGACTCTAAGACTCCCCGACTCGCGAATTCTAAGTTACGCTCAATTCGGGTCAACCTCTcccacagccaagacaatcttcttcctccacggCTTTCCCGGCTCACGCATAGAAGGCGCATACCTCGACAAACCCGCACGAGCCAAGAACATTCGGGTAATCAGTGTCGATCGTCCAGGAACAGGTCAAAGCACCCCGGATCTAAACCGGACTGTTCTCTCTCACGCCAAAGACATTGAGCACCTGGCTCAGCACCTCAACGCAGAAGAGTATGGTGTCCTCGGAGTCTCCGGCGGCGGCCCGTACGCTCTAGCTTGTGCTAAGGCTCTACCGGCTGACAGGTTAAAGGTAGTAACCATTGTATGTGGCCTGGGTCCTTCGGATATAGGATACTGGGGAATGTACATCATGAACTACCTGGGCTGGACGCTCGCGCCGCACTACACCCCACGCCTTATGAGATGGTGGCTCAGTCGTGAGCCTGTTGCAAGACTTGATCTGAGCAGAAAACAACGGATGGATATTTTAATCCAGAGTTTTGAAAAGTCTCAGCCAAGAATGCCGCCGAAAGATGTTGCGTTCTTTGGGGATGTGGACGTGATGAAGGTGCAATTACGGACTGGGGAGGAAGCATTTGCGCAGGGAACATGGTACGCATTGCAGGACATGAAGCTTCTTGCATCGGATTTGGGGTTCAAAATCGAGGATATACGTAAGGATTTGCCGGTGCAGTTATTGTATGGGAGACTTGATCGAAATGTGCCGCTTACACATGGAGTAGAGGTtgcgaggaggttgaggggcgaggatgatgacgggaGGGTGAGTTTGAGGATAGAAGAGCATGATACTCATGCGAGCATATTTTTTGACTATAGGGACGAGTTTTTGgatgagatggtgaagaggttgtag
- a CDS encoding choline oxidase (similar to Coccidioides immitis RS XP_001244972.1), which translates to MSISDTFPLGHNGHFDYVIVGGGTAGCIIASRLSEYLPNKIILMIEAGPTDVGENRALILKDRSSMQGTELDYRYTSVKQLRGIAQNAYSCLTFTLTCFVGNSDIIHSRAKILGGCSSHNDMVSFRTPQYDAYTWEKLGCKGWSFETFARVQDKLRVTTHPSAHPRDQSQLNKDWIMSASRALGLPYVKDLNKSIRSAGGLTQSVGWTPISYNPDNGYRSSTSVAYIHPILRGEEKRPNLIILTNAWVSRVNVQGNIAVAVNVTTKDGTKHTAYAISEIILCAGAIDTPRLMLLSGLGPREHLESVGIPVVKDIPGVGENLQDHPGASVVYELHDKVPAETATHSDVLAFIRHKPYNWAGDDGNIPDLLLHTWQLDFDGGEPVVPQGYPRPQNPFGIYPLTLRPESKGRVYLRSNNPSEKPALDFRYFEDPNNYDAEILVAGIKAARQIAQSEPFKSYIKREVAPGPLVTSDRDLDKYARETSCTIYHPACTTKMGDVEKDPQAVVDSRLKVRGLLNLRIADAGVFPIMVTVNVMLTVLAVGERAAELIAEDAGWAGARHHL; encoded by the coding sequence ATGAGCATTTCTGACACATTCCCTCTGGGCCACAATGGCCACTTCGATTATGTCATCGTTGGAGGCGGTACTGCAGGATGTATCATTGCCAGTCGCCTCTCGGAATACTTACCTAATAAGATCATTCTGATGATAGAGGCTGGCCCCACCGATGTGGGAGAGAACCGCGCACTCATCCTCAAGGACCGTTCTTCAATGCAAGGCACTGAATTGGATTATAGATATACCAGTGTTAAGCAACTACGGGGTATTGCCCAGAATGCGTATTCATGTCTTACCTTCACGCTGACTTGCTTTGTAGGTAACAGTGACATTATTCATTCACGTGCCAAAATCTTGGGGGGATGCTCGAGTCATAATGACATGGTTTCTTTTCGAACACCGCAGTATGACGCTTACACTTGGGAAAAACTAGGCTGCAAAGGTTGGTCGTTTGAGACATTCGCTCGCGTGCAGGACAAGTTGCGAGTCACGACGCACCCTTCTGCTCATCCTCGGGATCAAAGTCAGCTGAACAAGGACTGGATTATGTCTGCCAGTCGAGCTCTTGGCTTGCCTTATGTGAAGGATCTCAATAAGTCCATCCGATCTGCCGGGGGCCTTACCCAGTCCGTTGGGTGGACGCCTATATCCTACAATCCCGACAATGGATATCGCAGCAGTACTAGTGTTGCCTACATTCACCCTATCCTTCgtggagaagagaagagacCAAACCTGATCATCTTGACCAACGCATGGGTGTCGCGCGTGAATGTCCAAGGCAACATTGCAGTTGCCGTCAACGTCACGACCAAAGACGGCACAAAACACACTGCGTACGCCATTTCAGAGATTATTCTTTGTGCTGGAGCGATCGACACGCCTAGGCTAATGCTCCTCTCTGGGCTGGGCCCCCGGGAGCATCTGGAGTCCGTCGGCATTCCCGTCGTCAAGGACATTCCAGGTGTCGGAGAAAACCTACAAGACCACCCCGGCGCGAGCGTTGTTTACGAGCTCCACGATAAGGTCCCTGCTGAAACGGCCACGCATTCCGATGTGCTGGCATTTATCCGCCATAAACCGTACAACTGGGCTGGGGATGATGGAAACATCCCAGATCTTCTCCTGCACACGTGGCAGCTGGATTTTGACGGCGGCGAACCGGTGGTTCCACAAGGTTACCCGAGACCACAAAACCCTTTCGGCATCTATCCATTAACCCTGCGCCCTGAATCAAAAGGGAGGGTGTATCTTAGATCTAACAATCCTTCCGAGAAACCAGCGCTAGACTTCAGGTACTTTGAGGACCCAAACAACTACGACGCGGAGATCCTCGTCGCAGGCATTAAAGCCGCTAGACAGATAGCACAGTCCGAGCCGTTTAAGAGCTATATAAAGAGAGAAGTCGCGCCAGGTCCTCTTGTTACGTCCGACCGAGACTTGGACAAGTACGCCCGCGAGACATCCTGCACTATCTACCATCCGGCCTGCACGACTAAGATGGGAGATGTTGAGAAGGACCCTCAAGCTGTCGTTGATTCACGACTTAAGGTCAGGGGACTTCTGAACCTGCGAATCGCTGACGCTGGTGTTTTCCCCATAATGGTTACCGTCAACGTGATGCTGACTGTTTTAGCTGTCGGTGAGCGGGCTGCGGAGCTCATTGCTGAGGATGCTGGGTGGGCTGGTGCAAGGCATCATTTATAA